A DNA window from Borrelia sp. HM contains the following coding sequences:
- a CDS encoding Cof-type HAD-IIB family hydrolase, producing MNANYQKYKMLVFDLDGTLLNNNHKITPLTLKVLLKLRDDFNIIIATGRRLYEVKDVLLQLKEVKIDEGYVILANGAEVFFKNNLILRYKINCDVVKEILSINREEIDINLYTLNDWYSDRKVRSPIMNYFIENLGLKPIIVDFSMLEVDSFSKIVCYSHDLSRLEEFKNKIREKNLKDISVFYSAQNLLEVTSIDANKYNAVKNVALFECISIDDILAFGDNGNDYEMLKNVGKGIVMKNANDSIKAKLPNNEITIFDNDEDGVAKFLIEFFNLDINSF from the coding sequence ATGAATGCTAATTATCAAAAGTATAAAATGTTGGTTTTCGATCTTGATGGAACTTTGCTTAATAATAATCATAAAATTACACCGTTGACGCTTAAGGTTCTTTTAAAATTAAGAGATGATTTTAATATCATTATTGCTACTGGTAGGAGATTATACGAAGTAAAAGATGTTTTGCTGCAACTTAAAGAAGTGAAAATCGATGAGGGCTATGTTATTCTTGCAAATGGAGCTGAAGTTTTTTTTAAAAATAATTTAATTTTGCGATATAAGATAAATTGTGATGTAGTAAAGGAAATTCTTAGTATCAATAGGGAAGAAATTGATATTAACCTTTATACTCTTAATGATTGGTATTCTGATAGAAAGGTCAGAAGTCCAATTATGAATTATTTTATTGAAAATTTAGGGTTAAAGCCTATTATTGTAGACTTTTCTATGCTTGAAGTAGATTCTTTTTCTAAAATAGTTTGTTATTCTCATGATTTATCTAGACTTGAAGAGTTTAAAAATAAAATTAGAGAAAAAAATTTGAAAGACATAAGTGTATTCTATTCTGCACAAAATCTTTTAGAAGTTACAAGTATTGATGCTAATAAATATAATGCTGTTAAAAATGTTGCTTTATTTGAATGTATTTCTATTGATGATATTTTAGCATTTGGAGATAACGGTAATGATTATGAGATGTTGAAGAATGTTGGTAAAGGAATTGTCATGAAAAATGCAAACGATAGCATTAAGGCTAAGTTACCAAACAACGAAATTACAATATTTGATAATGATGAAGATGGTGTTGCAAAGTTTTTAATTGAGTTTTTTAATCTTGATATTAACTCATTTTAG
- the hpt gene encoding hypoxanthine phosphoribosyltransferase has translation MNDEISTLFTEEKIKTKIQKLAQEIRSYYKDKNNVVFIAILKGSFMFFADIAREIGLNVKIDFLQVSSYHNKTQSSLKVLIKKDIDVNIENSYVIIFEDIIDTGLTYTKILEHLQRKNPKEIKICTLFNKPSRRLTKLNIDYTGFEIDNHFVVGYGIDFNEKHRTLKNVAKINK, from the coding sequence ATGAATGATGAAATTTCAACTTTATTCACAGAAGAAAAAATAAAAACCAAAATTCAAAAATTAGCTCAAGAAATTAGAAGCTACTACAAAGACAAAAATAATGTGGTTTTTATAGCAATCCTTAAAGGTTCTTTCATGTTTTTTGCAGACATTGCAAGAGAGATAGGGTTAAATGTAAAAATAGATTTTCTTCAAGTTTCAAGTTACCATAATAAAACTCAATCCTCATTAAAAGTATTAATAAAAAAAGATATTGATGTTAATATAGAAAATAGTTATGTCATAATCTTTGAAGATATTATAGATACTGGACTAACATACACAAAAATCCTTGAACACTTACAAAGAAAGAATCCCAAAGAAATTAAGATTTGTACTCTTTTTAATAAACCATCTAGAAGGTTAACAAAATTAAATATAGACTATACAGGATTTGAAATTGATAATCATTTTGTAGTCGGATATGGTATTGATTTTAATGAAAAACATAGAACTTTAAAGAATGTAGCAAAAATAAATAAATAG